GGGATAGTTCACGACCTCGGAGGTGATCGTGATCTGCCCGCCGAAGGTCTCCTTCTCGACGACCAGCACCCGGTAGCAGGCGCGGGCGAGGTAGAGGCCTGCCGTCAAACCGGCAGGCCCTCCACCCACTACAACAACGTCATAAAAGTTCCGGTCGTCCATCAGAGCTTGCCAACCAGGTCCAGGCTCGGCTTCAGGGTCTCCGCGCCGGGCTGCCACTTCGCAGGGCAGACCTGATCCCCGTGCTCAGCCACGAACTGGCTGGCCTGCAGACGGCGGAAAAGCTCGTCGGCATTGCGCCCCACGTTGCCGGCGTTGACCTCGTACACCACGATCTTCCCCTCGGGGTTCACGATGAAGCTGCCGCGCTCCGCCAGGCCGGCGTCCTCGATCAGCACCTCGAAGTCCCTGCTCAGCGCGTGCGTGGGGTCCGCCAGCATCGGATAGGTGATCTTCCCAATGCGATCGGACTCGTCGTGCCATGCCTTATGGACGAAATGGGTGTCCGTGGAGACCGAGTAAATCTCGCAGCCCGCCTTCTTGAAGTCGGCATACTTGTTCTGCAGGTCCTCGAGCTCCGTGGGGCAGACGAAGGTGAAGTCCGCGGGATAAAAGAAGAAAACGCTCCACTTTCCAAGAATATCCGCCTTCGTGACGGTCTTGAACTCACCGTTATGATACGCCTGGACCTTGAAATCGCTAACTTCTTTGTTGATCATGGACATTAAAAATTCCTCCTCTGAGATAAGTACGTCGGTTCGCCCGACGCGTTGTTTCATTGCAGAGCGGGGCCTCAACAGCAAATGTCCCGCCCGGTCAACCCTGTTCTTTCCGCCCTTCCGGGCGTGTCTTTCCGCGGCACTCGTCGCAGACATAGGAGAGTTTGAGGTCGTAGGAATCGATATCGAGCCCCGTCTCCGTCCTCAGGTACTCCGTGAGGTCCCCCAGAAAGACGTCCTTGAGCTTCCCGCAGCTTCGACAGACCAGATGGTCGTGCCGCAGAGTGCGGTCGTAGCGATCCGGCTGCCCCTCCACGCTCAACCTGCGGATAACACCCTGTGCGCAGAGCGTATTCAGGTTGTTGTAGACCGTCGCCATGACGACGGAGGGGTACTGCCTCTTCATCTCCAGGAAAACCTGCTCGGCGGTCATATGACCCCCCACCCTGTTCACGATCTCCAGGATGCCGCTGCTGTACTTTGCCATGCCGCTCTCCGTACTTAGAATTATTCTAAATCTAATATATTCGATACTCCTCGCTTTGTCAAGTGCATTTTTGCCTCCCGGCATGTTTTCTCCTCATGGCCTTCGTGGTATCCCGCCGAGCGGCAGTTCGGCGGCGATGTGTCCTTGACAAGCTCATGGCTTGTCGATAGAATACTCAATGTTTTGCCGGGATGGCGGAATGGTAGACGCAGTGGACTCAAAATCCACCGGGGGCGACCTCGTGGGAGTTCGAGTCTCCCTCCCGGCACCAGAATTAAAGTAGACGCTTTAGCGTTGCTACTTGACAATAAAACAGATCTTAT
The sequence above is drawn from the uncultured Fretibacterium sp. genome and encodes:
- a CDS encoding transcriptional repressor, giving the protein MAKYSSGILEIVNRVGGHMTAEQVFLEMKRQYPSVVMATVYNNLNTLCAQGVIRRLSVEGQPDRYDRTLRHDHLVCRSCGKLKDVFLGDLTEYLRTETGLDIDSYDLKLSYVCDECRGKTRPEGRKEQG
- the ahpC gene encoding alkyl hydroperoxide reductase subunit C, with amino-acid sequence MSMINKEVSDFKVQAYHNGEFKTVTKADILGKWSVFFFYPADFTFVCPTELEDLQNKYADFKKAGCEIYSVSTDTHFVHKAWHDESDRIGKITYPMLADPTHALSRDFEVLIEDAGLAERGSFIVNPEGKIVVYEVNAGNVGRNADELFRRLQASQFVAEHGDQVCPAKWQPGAETLKPSLDLVGKL